Proteins co-encoded in one Halorussus sp. MSC15.2 genomic window:
- a CDS encoding lamin tail domain-containing protein, translating to MARKRFLTAMLVVALVGSMAFPAGAAVVSTTEDATTSSISGSVTVTVTGVADGDTVDVRYENGTTETVRLLGVDTPEVNVENTPGEFEGVPNTQAGKDCLRSAGENASKYTKNTLVGRTVTLKFDSQSDRRGDYGRLLAYVYVDGQNFNLGLVEKGHARVYDSTFSQSESFYSAENESQANLRGLWHCRTVDDGGDGGDGGSDSGTASIEWVYAEASSTNDERVQIKNTGSGELDLSGYTLVDEAGNSYTFPSGFTLASGASVWVHSGSGSDDADDLYAAFGHEIWNDYGDTAHLYDENGNEVDSRSY from the coding sequence GTGGCACGAAAACGATTCCTTACGGCGATGTTGGTCGTCGCGCTCGTCGGGAGCATGGCGTTTCCCGCGGGTGCGGCGGTCGTTTCGACGACCGAAGACGCGACGACGAGTAGTATCAGTGGCTCAGTGACCGTGACCGTCACCGGCGTAGCGGACGGCGACACGGTGGACGTCCGCTACGAGAACGGCACCACCGAGACGGTCAGACTCCTCGGCGTGGATACCCCGGAAGTAAACGTCGAGAACACGCCCGGCGAGTTCGAGGGCGTCCCGAACACGCAGGCGGGTAAGGACTGTCTCCGCAGTGCGGGCGAGAACGCGAGTAAGTACACCAAGAACACGCTGGTCGGACGGACGGTCACGCTGAAGTTCGACAGTCAGTCCGACCGACGCGGCGACTACGGTCGCCTGCTCGCGTACGTCTACGTGGACGGCCAGAACTTCAACCTCGGTCTCGTGGAGAAGGGCCACGCCCGCGTCTACGACAGTACGTTCAGCCAGAGCGAGTCGTTCTACAGCGCCGAGAACGAGTCGCAGGCCAACCTCCGCGGCCTCTGGCACTGTCGGACCGTCGACGACGGCGGTGACGGCGGTGACGGTGGTAGCGACAGCGGAACGGCCTCCATCGAGTGGGTCTACGCCGAGGCCAGCAGCACGAACGACGAGCGCGTCCAAATCAAGAACACCGGAAGCGGCGAACTCGACCTCTCGGGCTACACTCTCGTGGACGAGGCCGGGAACAGCTACACGTTCCCGAGCGGTTTCACCCTCGCGTCCGGCGCGTCCGTCTGGGTCCATTCCGGAAGCGGTTCCGACGACGCCGACGACCTCTACGCCGCGTTCGGTCACGAAATCTGGAACGACTACGGCGACACCGCGCACCTCTACGACGAGAACGGAAACGAAGTCGATAGTCGGTCGTACTGA
- a CDS encoding ABC transporter ATP-binding protein — protein sequence MAAIEIDGVTKRYGDVVAVRDLSFEVEEGEVFGFLGPNGAGKSTTINMLLDFVRPTEGEIRVLGKDVHDESVAVREHLGVLPEGFSVYDRLTGRQHLEFAIESKEADEDPDAILERVGLDGDGDRKAGGYSKGMAQRLVLGMALVGDPDLLVLDEPSTGLDPQGARQMRDIVREEADRGATVFFSSHILGQVESVCDRVGILRDGQLVAEDSIEGLRETTSADTVLRITVGDVPQQAIADVGALDGVSEVERNESGDRLTVSCQSDVKTTVLSTLEEAGAEVIDFETEEASLEDLFMAYTTDGQEVTA from the coding sequence ATGGCTGCCATCGAAATCGACGGCGTAACAAAGCGGTACGGCGACGTGGTCGCCGTCCGCGACCTCTCCTTCGAGGTCGAAGAAGGCGAGGTGTTTGGCTTCCTCGGCCCGAACGGCGCGGGCAAGTCCACGACTATCAATATGCTGTTGGACTTCGTACGCCCGACCGAAGGAGAGATACGGGTACTCGGGAAGGACGTCCACGACGAGAGCGTCGCGGTCCGCGAACACCTCGGCGTCCTCCCCGAGGGGTTCTCGGTGTACGACCGACTGACCGGGAGACAGCACCTCGAATTCGCCATCGAGTCGAAGGAGGCCGACGAGGACCCCGACGCCATCTTGGAGCGCGTCGGTCTCGACGGCGACGGCGACCGGAAGGCCGGTGGCTACTCCAAGGGGATGGCCCAGCGCCTCGTCCTCGGGATGGCGCTGGTCGGCGACCCCGACCTGCTCGTCCTCGACGAACCCTCCACGGGACTCGACCCGCAGGGCGCGCGCCAGATGCGCGACATCGTCCGCGAGGAGGCCGACCGGGGTGCGACCGTCTTCTTCTCCAGTCACATCCTCGGACAGGTCGAGTCCGTCTGTGACCGCGTGGGTATCCTCCGCGACGGGCAACTCGTCGCCGAGGACTCCATCGAGGGTCTCCGCGAGACGACCAGCGCCGACACCGTCCTCCGGATTACGGTTGGCGACGTGCCCCAGCAGGCCATCGCCGACGTGGGCGCGCTCGACGGCGTCTCGGAGGTCGAACGCAACGAGAGCGGCGACCGCCTGACCGTCTCCTGCCAGAGCGACGTGAAGACCACCGTCCTCTCGACGCTGGAGGAGGCGGGTGCAGAGGTAATCGACTTCGAGACCGAAGAGGCCTCGCTGGAGGACCTGTTCATGGCCTACACCACCGACGGACAGGAGGTGACAGCATGA
- a CDS encoding ABC transporter permease subunit, with amino-acid sequence MTWQAIARKDFRDAVRSKWLWGLSAVFFGLFVGSAYLIGSGVQSNGNQPLTSEVFVPTLGNRVVALVVPIVAIVVAYSSIIGERESGSLKLLLSLPHSRQDVVAGKATGRSTVLALPVLVSMLLAAVVLAIYGIDVEPLKYLAFVGLTLLLGVVFVNLAVGVSAAASSNRRAMLGTVGLYVVLTMLWTQVRRVLLVFNDKLGLGWEQMTLVKYGLFIKYFNPVRAYESLVTRLYTDSVLGARLYGVPRMQQQIISQRLGEAPFYLSDWVVLAQFLLWLLVPVALGYLVFRESDL; translated from the coding sequence ATGACGTGGCAGGCCATCGCCCGGAAGGACTTCCGGGACGCGGTGCGCTCGAAGTGGCTGTGGGGCCTGTCGGCCGTCTTCTTCGGCCTGTTCGTCGGGAGCGCCTACCTCATCGGGTCGGGCGTCCAGTCGAACGGCAACCAACCGCTCACCTCAGAGGTGTTCGTCCCGACGCTCGGCAACCGCGTCGTCGCGCTCGTGGTGCCGATAGTCGCCATCGTCGTCGCCTACAGTTCCATCATCGGCGAGCGCGAGTCCGGGTCGCTGAAGTTGCTGCTCTCGCTGCCCCACTCCCGACAGGACGTCGTCGCCGGGAAGGCGACCGGACGGAGTACGGTCCTCGCGCTCCCGGTGCTCGTCTCGATGCTGCTCGCGGCCGTCGTCCTCGCCATCTACGGCATCGACGTGGAACCGCTGAAGTATCTGGCGTTCGTCGGCCTGACGCTGCTGCTCGGGGTCGTGTTCGTCAACCTCGCGGTGGGCGTCTCCGCCGCGGCGTCCTCGAACCGCCGCGCCATGCTCGGCACGGTCGGTCTCTACGTCGTCCTGACGATGCTCTGGACGCAAGTACGACGCGTCCTGCTCGTGTTCAACGACAAACTCGGTCTCGGGTGGGAGCAGATGACGCTCGTGAAGTACGGCCTGTTCATCAAGTACTTCAACCCGGTCCGGGCCTACGAGAGCCTCGTCACCCGCCTGTACACCGACAGCGTCCTCGGCGCGCGACTCTACGGTGTTCCCAGAATGCAACAGCAGATAATCTCCCAGCGACTCGGCGAAGCGCCGTTCTACCTCTCGGACTGGGTCGTACTCGCCCAGTTCCTGCTGTGGTTGCTCGTCCCCGTCGCGCTGGGCTATCTGGTGTTCCGGGAGTCGGACCTCTAA
- a CDS encoding PRC-barrel domain containing protein, translated as MADFTTQDEGKPVTLDGETVGTVVIGDDDTAYVDPSADAPDRVLAKLDWGDRDDRLYPLDETEIDAITDDEVLLRTDL; from the coding sequence ATGGCTGACTTCACGACGCAGGACGAGGGGAAGCCCGTCACGCTCGACGGCGAGACCGTCGGCACGGTCGTCATCGGCGACGACGACACGGCCTACGTCGACCCGAGCGCCGACGCGCCGGACCGCGTGCTGGCGAAACTCGACTGGGGCGACCGCGACGACCGACTCTACCCCCTCGACGAGACCGAAATCGACGCGATAACCGACGACGAGGTGCTGCTTCGCACCGACCTGTAG
- a CDS encoding alanine--glyoxylate aminotransferase family protein, producing MREDFLLLNPGPVPVTRDVRQAMNEPMVSHRSAEFEAVYERAQDALDYVFTESTLDGSSTASDGTSLIFNGTATMAMEAAVANLVGDGGNVVPLVNGKFGRRFKRIADRYASVDPVETTWGQSIDLNAVEEAVDDDTDVVTMVHNETSTGLLNPVEEVGGIAAEYDATFVVDGVTSIGGDEFRIDDWNVDVAVTDAQKCLAAPPGTSAMYATEAAQERFDGDAAPFYEDLDWHLRKADSHQTPFTSAVPLFRALAVAVENIEEEGMAERIERHRRQSRAFREAFTAMGLDLFAERNEATEYSNTLTGVSLPTHTRENPDAFFEAIEERGVSISGGQAHLGGEIFRVSNMGNLSSEQILRGVRTIGEAFEETGEDVDTEAGVEAARAELR from the coding sequence ATGCGCGAGGACTTCCTCCTCCTGAACCCCGGACCCGTCCCCGTGACCCGCGACGTACGGCAGGCGATGAACGAACCGATGGTCTCGCACCGCTCGGCCGAGTTCGAGGCGGTGTACGAGCGAGCGCAGGACGCGCTCGACTACGTCTTCACCGAGTCCACGCTCGACGGGTCGTCCACCGCGAGCGACGGTACAAGCCTCATCTTCAACGGGACCGCGACGATGGCGATGGAGGCCGCGGTGGCGAATCTGGTCGGCGACGGCGGGAACGTCGTCCCGCTGGTCAACGGCAAGTTCGGGCGGCGGTTCAAGCGAATCGCCGACCGGTACGCCTCGGTGGACCCCGTCGAGACGACGTGGGGCCAGTCCATCGACCTCAACGCGGTCGAAGAGGCCGTGGACGACGACACCGACGTGGTGACGATGGTCCACAACGAGACCAGCACCGGCCTGCTGAACCCCGTCGAGGAAGTCGGCGGAATCGCCGCGGAGTACGACGCCACCTTCGTCGTGGACGGCGTGACCTCCATCGGCGGCGACGAGTTCCGCATCGACGACTGGAACGTGGACGTGGCGGTCACCGACGCCCAGAAGTGCCTCGCGGCACCGCCGGGCACCTCGGCGATGTACGCCACCGAGGCCGCACAGGAGCGGTTCGACGGGGACGCCGCGCCGTTCTACGAGGACCTCGACTGGCACCTCCGGAAGGCCGACTCCCACCAGACCCCCTTCACGAGCGCGGTGCCGCTGTTCCGGGCGCTCGCGGTGGCGGTCGAGAACATCGAGGAGGAGGGGATGGCCGAGCGAATCGAGCGCCACCGCCGCCAGTCGCGGGCGTTCCGCGAGGCGTTCACCGCGATGGGACTCGACCTGTTCGCCGAGCGCAACGAGGCGACCGAGTACTCCAACACCCTGACCGGGGTGTCGCTCCCGACCCACACGCGCGAGAACCCCGACGCCTTCTTCGAGGCCATCGAGGAGCGCGGCGTCTCCATCTCGGGCGGACAGGCCCACCTCGGCGGCGAAATCTTCCGCGTGAGCAACATGGGGAACCTCTCCAGCGAGCAGATTCTCCGCGGCGTGCGCACTATCGGCGAGGCCTTTGAGGAGACCGGCGAGGACGTGGATACCGAGGCGGGCGTCGAGGCGGCCCGCGCGGAACTGCGGTAA
- a CDS encoding MFS transporter — MTLARRDRPILAAVVFAVLLAQVLLYPGVPDLVAAVGATTALDASMWFLAAEFAAFVVCAGLWGAVSDTAGRRVPFVVAGALGGAVGYFALALLPAALSLSFPAVLAIRVLQGATTIGAFSLSMTMLMDLEGGHGKNMGAAGIAIGLGTAVGAPLGGQLYGFGPFVPLYAAGGLLVCAAGLALLIPDRAPADGASSDRRGRVSRALATLSDRPSLGIPYAFGFLDRFTAGFFALVGTVYFREAFGLDAAATGLMLGLFFGPFALLQYPFGVLSDRIGRAIPIAAGSALYGLAVVGVGLSPTVEIAGGAMVLVGVIGALMAPATMALVTDLADDSARGTAMAGFNVFGSLGFLAGILVGGTVADEFGFLAAFLVAGALETAIALVSIPAFFRIDTGGASVFGG, encoded by the coding sequence GTGACGCTCGCTCGACGCGACCGACCGATACTCGCCGCCGTGGTGTTCGCCGTCCTGCTCGCGCAGGTACTGCTCTATCCCGGCGTCCCGGACCTCGTCGCGGCGGTCGGCGCGACCACCGCCCTCGACGCGAGCATGTGGTTCCTCGCCGCGGAGTTCGCGGCGTTCGTCGTCTGCGCGGGTCTCTGGGGCGCGGTCAGCGACACCGCCGGACGCCGCGTCCCGTTCGTCGTCGCGGGCGCGCTCGGCGGTGCCGTCGGATACTTCGCGCTGGCGCTGCTGCCCGCGGCGCTGTCGCTGTCGTTCCCGGCGGTGCTGGCGATTCGCGTGCTTCAGGGCGCGACCACCATCGGCGCGTTCTCGCTGTCGATGACGATGCTGATGGACTTGGAGGGCGGCCACGGCAAGAACATGGGGGCGGCGGGCATCGCCATCGGTCTCGGCACCGCCGTCGGCGCGCCGCTCGGCGGTCAACTCTACGGATTCGGACCGTTCGTTCCGCTGTACGCGGCTGGCGGCCTGCTGGTCTGCGCCGCGGGACTGGCGCTTCTGATTCCCGACCGCGCGCCCGCCGACGGCGCGTCTTCGGACCGCCGCGGGCGCGTCTCCCGTGCGCTCGCCACCCTCTCGGACCGGCCGTCGCTCGGGATTCCGTACGCGTTTGGATTCCTCGACCGATTCACCGCGGGCTTCTTCGCGCTCGTCGGCACGGTCTACTTCCGAGAGGCGTTCGGTCTCGACGCCGCGGCGACGGGGCTGATGCTCGGCCTGTTCTTCGGTCCGTTCGCCCTGCTGCAGTACCCCTTCGGCGTCCTCTCGGACCGCATCGGACGAGCGATTCCCATCGCGGCCGGGTCGGCGCTCTACGGTCTCGCGGTGGTCGGCGTCGGTCTCTCGCCCACCGTCGAAATCGCGGGCGGCGCGATGGTCCTCGTGGGCGTCATCGGCGCGCTGATGGCCCCCGCGACGATGGCGCTCGTGACCGATCTCGCCGACGACTCCGCCCGCGGGACCGCGATGGCAGGGTTCAACGTCTTCGGGAGTCTGGGCTTCCTCGCGGGCATCCTCGTCGGCGGGACGGTCGCCGACGAGTTCGGCTTCCTCGCAGCGTTCCTCGTCGCCGGTGCGCTGGAGACCGCCATCGCGCTGGTCTCGATTCCGGCGTTCTTCCGAATCGACACCGGCGGGGCGAGCGTGTTCGGCGGGTAA
- a CDS encoding S66 peptidase family protein, with product MNDFVVPPALDRGDRVAVVAPGSNRATEYPHVYELGLKRLREVFDLEPVEFPTATKDTDYLYDHSEERARDVMDAFADPEISGVVTVIGGFEQVRILKHLDPEVLRENPTRFYGISDNTNLACYLWNLGVVSFYGGTVMTDLAMQGSMHDYTVEYLETAFFAEDLDAFGEIRPADEFTDEDLDWADPDNLDRHRETEPSPGRTWRGGDRAVSGRTWGGCVSTLDMQLRTDRYLPPAEDLDGRILLLETSEELPSAMDVRQFLIGMGERGLLERFAGVLVGRAKARSLFEDPGPEGRADYREDQRETIADVLAEYNPDAPVVFDAEFGHTAPIAPIPVGGHVELDPTDETVTVGG from the coding sequence ATGAACGACTTCGTCGTCCCGCCCGCGCTGGACCGCGGCGACAGGGTGGCGGTCGTCGCGCCCGGGTCCAATCGAGCGACCGAGTACCCGCACGTCTACGAACTCGGCCTGAAGCGCCTGCGGGAGGTGTTCGACCTCGAACCGGTCGAGTTCCCGACCGCGACGAAGGACACCGACTACCTCTACGACCATTCCGAGGAACGCGCCCGGGACGTGATGGACGCCTTTGCCGACCCCGAGATTTCGGGCGTCGTGACCGTCATCGGGGGCTTCGAACAGGTTCGCATCCTGAAGCACCTCGACCCCGAAGTCCTCCGGGAGAACCCCACCAGATTCTACGGCATCAGCGACAACACCAACCTCGCGTGCTACCTCTGGAACCTCGGCGTCGTCTCGTTCTACGGCGGCACCGTGATGACCGACCTCGCCATGCAGGGGTCGATGCACGACTACACCGTCGAGTACCTCGAAACGGCGTTCTTCGCGGAGGACCTCGACGCGTTCGGCGAGATTCGCCCCGCCGACGAGTTCACCGACGAGGACCTCGACTGGGCGGACCCCGACAATCTGGACCGCCACCGCGAGACGGAACCGAGTCCGGGGCGGACGTGGCGGGGCGGCGACCGCGCCGTCTCGGGCCGGACGTGGGGCGGGTGCGTCAGCACGCTCGACATGCAGTTGCGCACCGACCGGTACCTCCCTCCGGCCGAGGACCTCGACGGTCGAATCCTCCTGCTGGAGACCTCCGAGGAACTCCCCTCCGCGATGGACGTTCGACAGTTCCTCATCGGGATGGGCGAGCGCGGCCTGCTGGAGCGGTTCGCGGGCGTGCTGGTCGGTCGCGCCAAGGCCCGTAGCCTCTTCGAGGACCCCGGCCCGGAGGGCCGCGCCGACTACCGCGAGGACCAGCGCGAGACCATCGCGGACGTGCTGGCGGAGTACAACCCGGACGCGCCGGTCGTCTTCGACGCGGAGTTCGGCCACACCGCGCCGATAGCGCCGATTCCCGTCGGCGGACACGTCGAACTCGACCCGACCGACGAGACCGTCACTGTCGGCGGGTGA
- a CDS encoding O-acetylhomoserine aminocarboxypropyltransferase/cysteine synthase family protein yields the protein MTSEDDQPRFDTRSLHAGYGADPATGARAPPIYQTTSYQFGDADHAADLYALDAEGDVYSRISNPTTRALEDRVASLEGGAGAVATASGMAAFDSLVLVLAGQGDNVVCSTDTYGGTTAHLRHTASRRGVEPRFVDTLDYEAYEEAVDEDTAFVHVETIGNPSLVTPDFERVAAIAHDAGAPLVVDNTFATPALCRPLEHGADAVWESTTKWLHGSGTTVGGVLVDGGSFDWQAHADDYPELAGENPAYHDTDFSADFPDAPLAAAVRFRALRSLGNQQSPFDAWQTMQGIESFPLRIERHCENAAILAEYLADRDDVAWVAYPGLEGHETHDNASEYLEGGYGGMIAFGLEEGFEAGKRFCENVELASFLANVGDAKTLVIHPASTTHAQLSREEQRDAGVSPDLIRLSVGIEDPADLLADVERAIEQSTSDATGGT from the coding sequence ATGACCTCCGAGGACGACCAGCCGCGCTTCGACACGCGAAGCCTCCACGCGGGGTACGGGGCCGACCCCGCGACCGGGGCGCGAGCGCCGCCCATCTACCAGACGACCTCCTACCAGTTCGGCGACGCCGACCACGCCGCGGACCTCTACGCGCTCGACGCCGAGGGCGACGTCTACTCGCGCATCTCGAACCCGACGACTCGCGCGCTCGAAGACCGCGTCGCCTCGCTGGAGGGCGGCGCTGGGGCGGTCGCCACCGCGAGCGGGATGGCCGCCTTCGACTCGCTGGTCCTCGTCCTCGCCGGGCAGGGCGACAACGTGGTCTGCTCGACAGACACCTACGGCGGGACCACCGCACACCTCAGACACACTGCCAGCAGGCGCGGGGTCGAACCCCGATTCGTGGACACGCTGGACTACGAGGCCTACGAGGAGGCCGTGGACGAGGACACCGCGTTCGTCCACGTCGAGACCATCGGCAACCCCTCGCTGGTGACGCCGGACTTCGAGCGCGTCGCCGCCATCGCCCACGACGCCGGAGCGCCTCTCGTCGTGGACAACACCTTCGCCACGCCCGCGCTCTGTCGGCCCCTCGAACACGGCGCAGATGCGGTCTGGGAGTCCACCACGAAGTGGCTCCACGGGAGCGGCACCACGGTCGGCGGCGTACTGGTGGACGGCGGAAGCTTCGACTGGCAGGCCCACGCCGACGACTACCCCGAACTCGCGGGGGAGAATCCGGCCTACCACGACACCGACTTCTCGGCGGACTTCCCCGACGCGCCGCTCGCGGCCGCGGTCCGGTTCCGCGCGCTCCGGAGTCTGGGCAACCAGCAGTCGCCGTTCGACGCGTGGCAGACCATGCAGGGCATCGAGTCGTTCCCGCTCCGGATAGAGCGCCACTGCGAGAACGCCGCGATTCTGGCGGAGTACCTCGCGGACCGCGACGACGTGGCGTGGGTCGCCTACCCCGGACTGGAGGGCCACGAGACTCACGACAACGCCAGCGAGTATCTGGAGGGCGGCTACGGCGGCATGATAGCGTTCGGACTGGAGGAGGGGTTCGAGGCGGGCAAGCGGTTCTGCGAGAACGTCGAACTCGCCAGTTTCCTCGCCAACGTCGGCGACGCCAAGACCCTCGTCATCCACCCCGCCAGCACGACCCACGCCCAACTGTCGCGCGAGGAACAGCGCGACGCCGGGGTCTCGCCCGACCTGATTCGGCTCTCGGTCGGCATCGAGGACCCGGCCGACCTGCTGGCCGACGTGGAGCGCGCCATCGAGCAATCGACGAGCGACGCGACGGGCGGAACATGA
- the metX gene encoding homoserine O-acetyltransferase, with product MNRVRDTADLGAFEFECGRSVPLEVAYETYGEYDGNNAVLVCHALTGSQHVTGPARDDATDGQAAAWWSDVVGPGKAIDTREYYVVCANVPGSCYGTTGPASIDPETGDPYGTDFPAVTVGDWTEAQARLLDHLGVGPLHAVVGGSVGGMNVLEWAKRYPERVDRVIPVATAARLDPQMLAIDAIARRAITTDPNWNGGDYYGTSEDEATGDSSDESAADGRGEPDDGLAVARQLGHVSYLSKESMDRKFGRRSAGRAAMADAFAPDDPAGDFFPYREVESYLDYQAEKFVERFDANSYLYLTRAMDDYDLSSGYDSDADALAGFSGEALVISFTGDWHFTVEQAERLSAAFETAGVDVANHVVESDHGHDAFLVEPEEVGPPIRDFLAAGVEGRAVSDADEREFAPVHASLFGD from the coding sequence ATGAACCGCGTCCGCGACACCGCCGACCTCGGGGCATTCGAGTTCGAGTGCGGCCGGTCGGTCCCGCTGGAGGTCGCCTACGAGACCTACGGCGAGTACGACGGGAACAACGCGGTGCTGGTCTGTCACGCCCTGACCGGGAGTCAGCACGTCACGGGACCGGCCCGCGACGACGCGACCGACGGGCAGGCCGCGGCGTGGTGGAGCGACGTGGTCGGCCCGGGCAAGGCCATCGACACCCGCGAGTACTACGTCGTCTGCGCGAACGTGCCGGGGTCGTGCTACGGGACGACCGGTCCCGCCAGCATCGACCCCGAGACCGGCGACCCGTACGGCACCGACTTCCCGGCCGTGACGGTCGGCGACTGGACCGAGGCGCAGGCCCGCCTGCTCGACCACCTCGGGGTCGGCCCGCTCCATGCCGTCGTGGGCGGGAGCGTCGGCGGGATGAACGTCTTGGAGTGGGCCAAGCGCTACCCCGAGCGCGTGGACCGCGTGATTCCGGTCGCCACCGCGGCGCGACTCGACCCCCAGATGCTCGCCATCGACGCCATCGCGCGCCGGGCCATCACGACCGACCCCAACTGGAACGGCGGCGACTACTACGGGACCTCCGAGGACGAAGCGACCGGGGACTCCTCGGACGAGTCCGCGGCCGATGGACGGGGCGAACCCGACGACGGTCTCGCAGTCGCCCGTCAGTTGGGACACGTCAGCTACCTCTCGAAGGAGTCGATGGACCGGAAGTTCGGCAGGCGGTCTGCGGGCCGTGCCGCGATGGCCGACGCCTTCGCGCCGGACGACCCCGCGGGCGACTTCTTCCCCTACCGCGAAGTCGAGTCGTACCTCGACTATCAGGCCGAGAAGTTCGTGGAACGGTTCGACGCCAACAGTTACCTCTACCTGACACGGGCGATGGACGACTACGACCTCTCGTCGGGCTACGACTCGGACGCCGACGCGCTCGCCGGGTTCTCCGGCGAGGCGCTGGTTATCAGTTTCACCGGCGACTGGCACTTCACCGTCGAACAGGCCGAGCGCCTCTCGGCGGCGTTCGAGACGGCGGGCGTGGACGTCGCCAACCACGTCGTCGAGAGCGACCACGGCCACGACGCCTTCCTCGTGGAACCCGAGGAGGTCGGCCCGCCGATTCGGGACTTCCTCGCGGCGGGCGTCGAGGGCCGGGCGGTCAGCGACGCCGACGAGCGCGAGTTCGCGCCGGTGCACGCGAGTCTGTTCGGCGACTGA
- a CDS encoding S1C family serine protease → MGNRLLAGLLVLALVSAGSVGGVTSPGVQHAQPSDATGGASAEASVASQAPASDVSASSGAVRTDAAADRRQATCNYRQLYDRVSNGTVAINASNETGVLGGGSGWVYRIEDSTAYVVTNWHVAFNATEYDVQFAGGRWREAELVGADLATDLAVLRVENAPESATALELARQPAERGQPVAVFGNPLGLEESISTGVVSGTERAVTVQYPHNLTSVIPNTIQIDAAVNPGNSGGPLVNCEGRVVGVNYAGAGPLDAGINFAIDATVVREVVPALVENGTYRHSFLGIRPVTVGPTLAEVNNLSVVRGVMVADVVLGSPAAEELQPAPAIDKRTGLPYDGDVILAADGQAIEDKEDLLTFLLLETRPGETVNLTVLRDGVNRTVQVTLGERPSIPAQPRTTTPGTTATTTETTTTTETTTETPTTETTVVQPASAADAARTNATRQGTTE, encoded by the coding sequence ATGGGGAACCGACTGCTCGCGGGGCTTCTCGTCCTCGCACTGGTGAGCGCGGGGTCCGTCGGCGGAGTGACGAGTCCGGGAGTACAGCACGCGCAACCGAGCGACGCGACCGGCGGAGCGAGCGCGGAAGCGAGCGTCGCATCGCAGGCACCGGCGAGCGACGTGTCGGCGTCTTCCGGTGCGGTCCGTACGGACGCGGCGGCAGACCGGCGGCAAGCGACCTGTAACTACCGGCAGTTGTACGACAGGGTGTCGAACGGAACCGTCGCCATCAACGCCTCGAACGAGACGGGCGTCCTCGGCGGCGGGTCGGGATGGGTCTACCGAATCGAGGACTCGACGGCGTACGTCGTCACGAACTGGCACGTCGCGTTCAACGCGACCGAGTACGACGTGCAGTTCGCCGGCGGTCGGTGGCGCGAGGCCGAACTCGTCGGGGCGGACTTAGCGACCGACCTCGCGGTGCTCAGAGTCGAGAACGCGCCCGAATCGGCCACCGCGCTCGAACTCGCGCGACAACCGGCCGAGCGCGGGCAACCCGTCGCGGTGTTCGGGAACCCGCTCGGTCTCGAAGAGTCGATAAGTACCGGCGTCGTCAGCGGCACCGAGCGGGCCGTCACGGTCCAGTACCCGCACAACCTCACCAGCGTCATCCCGAACACGATACAGATAGACGCCGCCGTGAATCCGGGGAACAGCGGCGGACCGCTGGTCAACTGCGAGGGGCGGGTCGTCGGCGTGAACTACGCCGGTGCGGGTCCCCTCGACGCGGGCATCAACTTCGCCATCGACGCCACGGTCGTCCGCGAGGTCGTTCCGGCGCTCGTCGAGAACGGGACCTACCGACACTCGTTCCTCGGGATTCGACCCGTGACCGTCGGGCCGACGTTGGCCGAGGTGAACAACCTCAGCGTCGTTCGGGGCGTCATGGTGGCCGACGTCGTGCTGGGCAGTCCGGCCGCCGAGGAGTTGCAACCGGCACCGGCCATCGACAAGCGGACCGGTCTGCCGTACGACGGCGACGTCATCCTCGCGGCCGACGGGCAGGCCATCGAGGACAAGGAGGACCTGCTGACGTTCCTGCTGCTCGAAACGCGACCGGGCGAGACGGTGAACCTGACAGTGCTCCGGGACGGCGTGAATCGGACGGTTCAGGTGACGCTCGGCGAGCGGCCGTCGATTCCGGCGCAACCGCGGACGACCACGCCGGGCACGACCGCGACTACGACGGAGACGACTACGACCACCGAGACCACGACTGAAACGCCTACGACGGAGACGACCGTCGTCCAACCCGCGTCGGCGGCGGACGCCGCGCGGACGAACGCCACGAGACAGGGGACCACCGAGTGA